In Gadus macrocephalus chromosome 4, ASM3116895v1, the following proteins share a genomic window:
- the rhof gene encoding rho-related GTP-binding protein RhoF isoform X2, translating to MAQNGAVASNETVKIHEELKIVIVGDGGCGKTSLLMVYAKGDFPEDDYDRLRPLSYQEAHLIMVCYDVTNPTSFENVLIKWHPELKHFCKDIPVILIGCKTDLRKDKERIRKLKAVDQTPITYTQGEDVRQQMNAELYLECSAKHQENVEQVFQETTKTALEACRKARKRKRKRLCVAM from the exons ATGGCGCAAAATGGTGCAGTGGCGAGCAATGAGACCGTGAAGATCCACGAAGAGCTGAAGATTGTCATTGTTGGAGATGGGGGCTGTGGGAAAACCTCTCTTCTCATGGTGTACGCCAAAGGTGACTTTCCAGAG GATGACTATGATCGCTTGAGACCCCTGTCCTACCAAGAAGCCCACCTGATCATGGTCTGCTACGATGTCACTAACCCCACAAGCTTTGAAAATGTCTTGATCAAG tggcacccagagttgaagcACTTCTGTAAGGACATTCCAGTGATCCTGATTGGCTGTAAGACGGATCTGCGTAAGGATAAGGAGCGCATCCGGAAGCTTAAAGCGGTGGATCAGACTCCTATTACGTACACACAG GGCGAGGACGTTCGGCAGCAGATGAACGCTGAACTGTATCTCGAATGTTCCGCCAAACACCAGGAAAACGTTGAGCAGGTGTTCCAGGAAACTACGAAAACGGCGCTGGAGGCCTGTCGTAAAGCGCGGAAGAGGAAAAGGAAGAGGCTATGTGTCGCAATGTGA
- the rhof gene encoding rho-related GTP-binding protein RhoF isoform X1, producing the protein MAQNGAVASNETVKIHEELKIVIVGDGGCGKTSLLMVYAKGDFPEKYAPSVFEKYVTTITHGGKNIRLNLYDTAGQDDYDRLRPLSYQEAHLIMVCYDVTNPTSFENVLIKWHPELKHFCKDIPVILIGCKTDLRKDKERIRKLKAVDQTPITYTQGEDVRQQMNAELYLECSAKHQENVEQVFQETTKTALEACRKARKRKRKRLCVAM; encoded by the exons ATGGCGCAAAATGGTGCAGTGGCGAGCAATGAGACCGTGAAGATCCACGAAGAGCTGAAGATTGTCATTGTTGGAGATGGGGGCTGTGGGAAAACCTCTCTTCTCATGGTGTACGCCAAAGGTGACTTTCCAGAG AAATATGCCCCTTCGGTGTTTGAAAAATATGTCACAACTATAACTCATGGTGGGAAAAACATAAGGCTCAACCTTTATGACACGGCTG GACAGGATGACTATGATCGCTTGAGACCCCTGTCCTACCAAGAAGCCCACCTGATCATGGTCTGCTACGATGTCACTAACCCCACAAGCTTTGAAAATGTCTTGATCAAG tggcacccagagttgaagcACTTCTGTAAGGACATTCCAGTGATCCTGATTGGCTGTAAGACGGATCTGCGTAAGGATAAGGAGCGCATCCGGAAGCTTAAAGCGGTGGATCAGACTCCTATTACGTACACACAG GGCGAGGACGTTCGGCAGCAGATGAACGCTGAACTGTATCTCGAATGTTCCGCCAAACACCAGGAAAACGTTGAGCAGGTGTTCCAGGAAACTACGAAAACGGCGCTGGAGGCCTGTCGTAAAGCGCGGAAGAGGAAAAGGAAGAGGCTATGTGTCGCAATGTGA